Proteins co-encoded in one Zalophus californianus isolate mZalCal1 chromosome 9, mZalCal1.pri.v2, whole genome shotgun sequence genomic window:
- the SYNGR1 gene encoding synaptogyrin-1 isoform X3, translating to MEGGAYGAGKAGGAFDPHTLVRQPHTILRVVSWVFSIVVFGSIVNEGYLNSNSGGEKFCIYNRNPSACSYGVTVGVLAFLTCLLYLALDVYFPQISSVKDRKKAVLSDIGVSAFWAFLWFVGFCFLANQWQVSKPKDNPMNEGTDAARAAITFSFFSIFTWSLTAALAVRRFKDLTFQEEYSTLFSTSAQP from the exons ATGGAAGGGGGTGCGTACGGAGCGGGCAAAGCCGGGGGCGCCTTCGACCCCCACACCCTGGTCCGGCAGCCGCACACCATTCTGCGCGTCGTGTCTTGG GTGTTCTCCATTGTGGTGTTCGGCTCCATCGTGAACGAGGGCTACCTCAACAGCAACTCGGGGGGCGAGAAGTTCTGCATCTACAACCGCAACCCCAGCGCCTGCAGCTATGGTGTGACCGTGGGTGTGCTTGCCTTCCTCACCTGCCTGCTCTACCTGGCCCTGGACGTGTACTTCCCCCAGATCAGCAGCGTGAAGGACCGCAAGAAAGCCGTCCTGTCCGACATTGGGGTCTCAG CCTTCTGGGCCTTCCTCTGGTTCGTGGGCTTCTGCTTCCTGGCCAACCAGTGGCAGGTGTCCAAGCCCAAGGACAACCCGATGAATGAAGGGACAGATGCGGCCCGGGCCGCCAtcaccttctccttcttctccatcttcaCGTGG AGCCTGACCGCAGCCCTGGCCGTGCGGAGATTCAAGGACCTTACCTTCCAGGAGGAATACAGCACACTGTTTTCCACCTCGGCACAGCCGTAG
- the SYNGR1 gene encoding synaptogyrin-1 isoform X1 — protein sequence MEGGAYGAGKAGGAFDPHTLVRQPHTILRVVSWVFSIVVFGSIVNEGYLNSNSGGEKFCIYNRNPSACSYGVTVGVLAFLTCLLYLALDVYFPQISSVKDRKKAVLSDIGVSAFWAFLWFVGFCFLANQWQVSKPKDNPMNEGTDAARAAITFSFFSIFTWAGQAVLAFQRYQIGADSALFSQDYMDPSQDSSMPYAPYVEPSTGPDPAGLGGTYQQPANAFDTEPQGYQSQGY from the exons ATGGAAGGGGGTGCGTACGGAGCGGGCAAAGCCGGGGGCGCCTTCGACCCCCACACCCTGGTCCGGCAGCCGCACACCATTCTGCGCGTCGTGTCTTGG GTGTTCTCCATTGTGGTGTTCGGCTCCATCGTGAACGAGGGCTACCTCAACAGCAACTCGGGGGGCGAGAAGTTCTGCATCTACAACCGCAACCCCAGCGCCTGCAGCTATGGTGTGACCGTGGGTGTGCTTGCCTTCCTCACCTGCCTGCTCTACCTGGCCCTGGACGTGTACTTCCCCCAGATCAGCAGCGTGAAGGACCGCAAGAAAGCCGTCCTGTCCGACATTGGGGTCTCAG CCTTCTGGGCCTTCCTCTGGTTCGTGGGCTTCTGCTTCCTGGCCAACCAGTGGCAGGTGTCCAAGCCCAAGGACAACCCGATGAATGAAGGGACAGATGCGGCCCGGGCCGCCAtcaccttctccttcttctccatcttcaCGTGG GCGGGCCAGGCCGTGCTGGCCTTCCAGCGGTACCAGATTGGCGCCGACTCGGCTCTCTTCTCCCAGGACTACATGGACCCCAGCCAGGACTCCAGCATGCCTTATGCCCCCTACGTGGAGCCCAGCACCGGGCCAGACCCTGCCGGCCTGGGCGGTACCTACCAGCAGCCGGCCAACGCCTTTGACACCGAGCCCCAGGGCTACCAGTCTCAGGGCTACTGA
- the SYNGR1 gene encoding synaptogyrin-1 isoform X2, with the protein MEGGAYGAGKAGGAFDPHTLVRQPHTILRVVSWVFSIVVFGSIVNEGYLNSNSGGEKFCIYNRNPSACSYGVTVGVLAFLTCLLYLALDVYFPQISSVKDRKKAVLSDIGVSAFWAFLWFVGFCFLANQWQVSKPKDNPMNEGTDAARAAITFSFFSIFTWLFPTGLTPALSWQSLTAALAVRRFKDLTFQEEYSTLFSTSAQP; encoded by the exons ATGGAAGGGGGTGCGTACGGAGCGGGCAAAGCCGGGGGCGCCTTCGACCCCCACACCCTGGTCCGGCAGCCGCACACCATTCTGCGCGTCGTGTCTTGG GTGTTCTCCATTGTGGTGTTCGGCTCCATCGTGAACGAGGGCTACCTCAACAGCAACTCGGGGGGCGAGAAGTTCTGCATCTACAACCGCAACCCCAGCGCCTGCAGCTATGGTGTGACCGTGGGTGTGCTTGCCTTCCTCACCTGCCTGCTCTACCTGGCCCTGGACGTGTACTTCCCCCAGATCAGCAGCGTGAAGGACCGCAAGAAAGCCGTCCTGTCCGACATTGGGGTCTCAG CCTTCTGGGCCTTCCTCTGGTTCGTGGGCTTCTGCTTCCTGGCCAACCAGTGGCAGGTGTCCAAGCCCAAGGACAACCCGATGAATGAAGGGACAGATGCGGCCCGGGCCGCCAtcaccttctccttcttctccatcttcaCGTGG CTCTTCCCCACTGgcctcacccctgctctctccTGGCAGAGCCTGACCGCAGCCCTGGCCGTGCGGAGATTCAAGGACCTTACCTTCCAGGAGGAATACAGCACACTGTTTTCCACCTCGGCACAGCCGTAG